The genomic DNA GAGGGAGAATAGGGTTGGTGTGGTGAATTTAAGATGAACAGGGTGGGGGTGTTTCACCGGAGAAACCCGTCGACGGATCAGCTGGAAATACGGCCGGAGCCGGGCTCGTGACTGCCGTAGAGACAGATGGAAACAGGGGTGTGTTATAGGGAGGAAGAGGGTGCTTGTCGAAGTTAAAGGGGTGTGCGACGGCTTGCCGGAATACGGCCAGTGCCGGAGAAGCTCATCAGAGAGAGTGGGGTGTCTGGTTTGTGTGTGTGCGGCTGGTCTGTTGCCTGCTTTAGGATTACAAAATGAATTTATAGtaggtgatgaagatgatgatagtGATGAAGATGCAGTGGGTTTGTTAATAAGGAaggatattttggtcatttaatatggacttaactgagaaatttaactaaTGTTAGagctggggaccaaccgagtgcatttttgacaagttttgggaccacgcgtgtaattagtaaaccactaggaccaagtctgcaatttttgaaaaccacaggaaccaaccaagcatttaactctaattaATTTTATACGAGTTTGATTTACATATATGAGTTGTGATATATGAATCTATCTACACTCCGCGAGTATATGGGCAAGAATTGGCAATTTGGTGTTTGTTAACTTAAGGGTAGTGTTTTTTGGGTTGGTCGAGCTGATTTAAAAGTTGTTTCGGGTAAAATGACTAAACATGAGAAAACGTGCCTTGATAACCAACACGTGTTCAACTCATTCGCTTTTGATATTTTTGGTTTTCTTCCACCAAAGGTTGTGGACTTACTCAGTCGAGTTTAAAAGCTCATGCATAGCAATGTTATGACCCTAAGATCTATGAATGTAGTTTTTATAAAACCTAGTTTTGCTATTAAAAAAGGTAGTGGCGTAGCTTGTTGTACGTTTACCTTCTATTTCGATGTAACATTTTATAAGGCTAAGGTAATAAGAGGAGATTTAAAATAACATGCTTTAAGAcacttaattttaattttatattttttaacgaCAAACTTCTTTTTAATCCCTGTCGTCCGTCgtacttgaacccaagaccttcccTTTCCAAACCCGTGTATATTAAAGAATTTAGATAAAGAGTGGTCGTTAGATTTTTATCAATAATCCTATTTGTTTAAAGACATGCATGGATCATCTTCTTTCATAGAGAATGTTGTTCGGTTTGGTGTACACCTGTTATATATTCTGGCTTCGACTAAATAACGATATCCTCCAAATATTTTAATGACTTTCTAAAAAATAGACACATTTGAACGCAATGTTAAGGCCGTTATGCTTAAAAAACTCATTATCTTAACTCATaattaatttataattaaaatcattctatattattttatatttatttatattcattttaataaaattttgttatttatttgatcGTTTAATCATATTAAAAATCCACTTATTTACAACATAGTAATACAGTCAAACCTTTTTTTATCTATAATGCAACATCTAATTACTAATTAGGTTTTAATTATCATAATCTAATACATGACTATACAATCTCGAAGACGGCCCTGCTAATTAGGTTTGTTAACATGAGTCGAGTTTGTGAGCTTCCCCACATGTTTACTTGAAATATCGAATTTTTTTAGATATTCAATCCTCTACAAATCTTCATTAAAACAGAGACGATTACAGACTAATGACAAGTAGACGGACAACAAGCTGTGCCGCTACCcttttctgaatagcaaaccctacccttTCTGAATATCGAATACCGAAGGATAAATCTAAGAGTATTAAATACTTTCAAAATTTTTACCTTAAAAATAGTTTTGTTATATTTAAGATAAGATATATATTTTATCATGTTCCAAGGTTTGTAAACACATGTGTGAGTGGTTTTAGAAAATCATATCAACGTATCACCTAATATCATATTCCTCAATCAATGTATAGTTAATTTCATACCGGTCCAATACTTTAATTCCTCCTAATATTTTGGGTTTTGGTTTATTTCATCGGCATCAAATTTTTCTACCCTCATTAGACCACACAAACATGCGACACATTGTATAGAAAAAAAACACTACAAAATACATGAACGTGTACCACACacactacatgatttaaaaccaAAGAACACACATAAGGATATCCAAACGAAGTTAGAttgaagtaaaaaaaaataaaataaaatccaAACTAGCCACGAAACCAACAAAGACATGTTTATTATCGATTATATTCTAAACCTTAAAACATTCAACCACATCTAGTAAAACCAAGTATTTAAAGGGTCAACTAGGCCATGATCGACGACACCATTTGGTTGAACCAATGGCTCAGAATGGCTCAGTGTAGGTTCGGCTGCTGCTAAGTTAGCATCAAGAAACGAAAGTTCGGCTAGAGCTTTTGCTAGTTGGCTTTGTGCTATTTGGATTTGTTGATGCAATGATGATATTATTCCAACACAACCGTACACAGGATCTTGTGTTCTACATTTGGCTTCATAGTACAACGAATCTACAGCATCAGCCCGTAGGTGCACAGGCATTTCCTACATAAAAAACACGCGTAAACAATAAGATCATTTTCAAAAAATAACCATCAAATTGAATACATTCATGATTTACCTCAAGCATTTTGCCAATGTTGCTAGCACCATAGAATCTACGAACACAAGTGAACTTTTGTGGATCATTATTTGGAAAATATGGTGCAAAAATGCAATCTGGAGGACATCTTCGTCTAAAATACTTGCATACCGCGCATCGGGTGGAAGTCATCTTATCTAGCTTGTGAAATCTATTCATTAAGATCTTGACAAATCAAAAATTGTCGAGATCTTGAAGCAATCCAATGAAAGATATGGTTTTCTGAACTTTTTATATTGAAATTTGTATTAAGATTGGAATAGTAACGgctaaatttttaaattttggttGTAAAATGGAAAGTTACATAAACCAATTTGGTAAGAACATAATGCAATTGACTAATTTAGTTTGTAACGGCTATATTTTTTTCATCAAGTTTGAAATCATTACCAAATGGTGAACATAAAGAAAGTAATTTTATGATTACGAAAACAGGTTTCTCATTTCTCATATTTTGAGTTTCGGATATTTTCATCAAGGTTAGGTTTTTCTACTATTACTAGACCACACAAACTTGCCACACCAAATAAAATTTGTTCTTAAAAATTACAAGTTTGTGCTCATTATTAAATAGTGAGATGTGACTCCTAAttagaaaataaaattttgttatacgTAGATGTTAGTTTGGTGTACATTCAAGGGCGTAGTTTTGTGAGGGCGAGAGGGGGCAgtcgaccccccgaacttttcgctcagtagtgaaGAGTAGGTAGTTTTGGTATACAATTTTTCGGGTATGTATgtttttgaccccccggttttatagaaatttttggtatatacgttttcgacccccgggtCGGAAATATCAAACTTCGCCACTGTGTACATTTACACTAAATCTTTTATTAAAAGCATTTTAAGACATATTTATGTTAAACACATTCGTATatgtttatttaattaaaagtAAATTTGACATTTTGATGAGAATTTTGTCCAAAACTCATAAAGTATAAAAGTTTTTTAAGTTGGTTAATTAGTATTTACTTTGATTACGAAAGAATTTCAAATAGGATATTCACACTATATTTCGATTATCTGAATATTTTAGGTACTTATTTTACATTATCCCTAGGTTTACTAATCTTTTCTTAGCTAATTATTGTATATTTGTAACAATACACGTTGAAAACATATAAACAATTAAACACCACCAAGAAACAGATTGGTTTATACTTTATAAAAGAATCTTTCTTCTAACAACGACATCCAGTTTTTGAATTGGTGACAATTTCAAATGTCAACTTTGTCACAAAGAACATATTATTGGACATTGCAACCTTATAAATAGTCTCACCTTATACCCTAAATGTCACAAACACACCACCAACACACAAACTAATAACAACATGGCTATGAATTCCCCATTGTTCATACTCTTGATCACCATCTTCATTTCAGCATTAGTTTCCTCAGCCTTACCTAACGACGCGAATTGGTGGTGCGAAAAAACGCCTAACCCCGAGCCATGCAAGCATTTCATGAGCCACAAGTCGCACAAATTCGGTCACATTATGGGAAAATCTGATTTTCGAAAGGCGGCTTTGGAACTAGCCATGGAAAGGGCACTTAACGCCGAAAGCCACACCAAATGGCTCGGTCAAAAGTGTCGTAACGAGCGTGAAAGGGCTGCATGGGCTGATTGTTTGAAGCTATATGAAAGCACAATTTTGCAACTAAACCAAACCCTAGACCCAACCACCAAGTGCACCACTTTCGATGCGCAAACGTGGCTTAGTACCGCGTTGACTAACCTCGAGACTTGCCGGGCTGGGTTCGTGGAGGTTAATGCATCCGACTACATGTTGCCACTTATGAATAATAATGTGACTAAGCTTATTAGTAACACTTTGGCTATCAACAATGGTTCCAGGACGCCTGTAGAGAGTTATAAAGATGGGTTTCCAAAGTGGTTTAGGCCCGGCGATAGAAAGCTTTTGCAGACTTCAGCTCCTAGGGCGAATATTGTCGTGGCTCAGGATGGTTCGGGGAACTATAGGACGATTAAGGCCGCGATTGATGCCGCCGCAAAGAGAAGTGGGAGTGGGAGGTTTGTTATTTATATAAAGAGGGGGGTTTATAGGGAGAATATTGAAATTGGGAATAAAATGAAGAATATAATGCTTGTTGGTGATGGGATGAAGTACACCATCATCACCGGTAGCCGGAGTGTTGGAGGCGGCTCCACGACGTTTAACTCTGCCACCGTCAGTAAGTAACCGTTCTCTATATTTTTAAAAAATCGTATATAGTAAATCTCACCCGTATCAAATTATTTATACTATCCGGAAAGAGTGAGACAAGGGTAGACAGAGTGCTCCCAGTAAAATCTATGCTTCAAAAGTCATAAAAAGAACTTTGAACAAAGAAAAACCAAGTCATGGTTTTGGATGCCAATTTTCAACAATGCTTAAAGTTCTTTAAAATCTAGGAAGCTAAACAGATTTATATTTGTTGGTAGTTAAAAGTCTTCAaatttcataaaataaaatattaactTATGAAAGACAATATGTGTGACTTTTAACAAGTTGATGATGTTTTAACACGTTTTGTTTCCATCTAACAACAGTTGTAACCGGGTCCGGATTCATTGCGCGCGGCATAACCTTCCGCAACACCGCGGGCCCACAAAACCACCAAGCCGTAGCTCTACGGTCCGGGTCCGACTTATCGGTCTTCTACCGTTGCGGTTTCGAAGGATACCAAGACACCCTCTACGTCCACTCGCAACGACAATTCTACAAAGAATGCTACATTTACGGCACCGTCGATTTCATCTTCGGCAACGCGGCCGTAGTTCTCCAAAACTGCATGATCTACGGAAGACGGCCCATGACTTCCCAAAAGATCACCATCACGGCCCAAGGCCGAACCGACTCGAACCAAAACACCGGGATCTCTATTCAGAATTCTCGGATCATGGCTGCATCCGACTTAAAACCGGTATTGGGCTCATTTAAAACCTTCTTGGGCCGGCCCTGGAAGCAATATTCTCGAACGGtttttttgaaaaattatatGGATAGTTTGGTGGACCCGGCTGGATGGTTAGAATGGGATGGGAACTTTGCTCTTAATACTTTGTATTATGGAGAATATAGGAACACTGGACCGGGTTCTTCGACTAGCCGGAGAGTCAAGTGGCGTGGGTATCGGGTTATCACTAGCTCAAACGAGGCTTCGAGGTTTACCGTTGCGAATTTCATCGCGGGCCAGTCGTGGTTGCCGAACACCAGGGTGCCATTTCATGCTGGACTTTAAGTTCTAATTGAACTTTTGTTGGATAATTTGTGTATTCcttttgactgtttgtttttttttttttttggtatattTGTTGATACTTGTTTTCTTGTTACAATTTCTTTCATTCATGTAATAAGAGTTTACTCAGAATTTCTGGTTAATTATAATAAATCtctgatttatttatttattttttataaaattaccaACCATTACTTGTATGATCTATAACTATGTTCCTTATACTTAACACATGCAAATTTAGATTGTGATGTTACAATTCTCATATTCAACAAGGAAATAccataaaaataagaaaataaggaAATTCAAGTCTTAAATGATGAAAATAATGAACTTTATGTGATTATTAGGTCTTTGTTCTAGCGGTACTAATTTTGCGATGATCTAAAGGCTTTGGATTCAAGTATGATACAAAGGTAATTCATAATTGACACACTTGTACTTGAACAAGCCAGATAAAGTGAGTTGTAACTGGCTGAATCTAAAACGTGTATGAATTTTTATTATGTAGGAGTAACGAGATATGTAAAATATGGATGAATAGTGGAAAATGACATAACGATATACACTTGTACTTGTAAGCTATCTGCGTTTTAAAAATTTAATTAAAAGTTTGCcgttcaaaatttttttttaattaaatatataaacgTAACATTCCTAGTCAAAATAAATGTATTTCTATTGAGTGTTGTATTAACTAAAGTATTGTGTTTTCTAAGAATTTTGATCTTTAGATATTACACTTATTCTAGAATATGAAGTATTTTAATTCTACTCTAATGTATTGAAATCTATAACTATGAATAAGTTTTAgattattaattaaataattaatgtCTGTTGATAGATAAAGTGGTAAAGATAATAAGTTTGACTTAGAAATAACGTTTAAATCAAGACATTTTTAAGTAGTAAATCAATACATTAGTTATGAATCTCATTTTTTAAGGAAAAATAGTAAATCAATACGTTAGTTTATGAATCTCACTTTTTAAGGAAAAAAATAGTAAATCAATACGTTAGTTTATAAATCtcattttttaaagaaaaatagtAAATCAATACGTTAGTTTATGAATCTCACTTTTTAAGGAATAATTACAAGATTAGTCATCTTTGATCAGAATTTTTCCAAAACGGACATTGAATTTCGTGTTTACTAAAATACTAAatggctgtttggcaacttctgaataaTTAAGTACTAAACCAGTAAGAGTTCTGAATCAGTAAGTGCAGAACCACTAGTAAGAGGTCTGTACCATTCAGAGCCAGTATAAtaataatgcttaaccattcagagttAAATGTCTGGTCAATTCAGATTATAGGTCTTAGTCAtccagtataatgtttaaccattgaTTCAGACAATGgctcgcaaaaaaaaaaaaaaaaaagaaaccaagCTGAACTattaagtactgaaccagtaagtaagatgtctgaaccattaagagtcccattaagagctaaacaaacagctCCTAAAACCGCTTGCTGAGCCGGCAAAATTCACCAAAAGAAGAGGCTTAGCCGACACTTTTCACCAAACGTATAGGCTTAGCCAACACTTTCTATCATAAAATGAAGGCTAAATCCTAGCTGTATCAGTTGATGAAGTTGATGTAGCGGCTTCTGACCGCAAAAAATGAGGGATGATCACTTTGGTTAAGCCTACAACTCCGTgtctattttagaaaaattttggtcAAATTCGACTATTTTCATAATTTTCGAGATACAAACTCTTACCAATATATaaaccattgggtgtcagcccaatggccaccagcccgcattctaacccggaggtggtgggttcgagtcttgctcgttcccaatgcccctacggtagcggatttacccccagactcaggcttgctgggtggcggtctgcgaggtgggatcacctcggcggttgggaggaccgtggaatatcccccccccccccccaac from Helianthus annuus cultivar XRQ/B chromosome 7, HanXRQr2.0-SUNRISE, whole genome shotgun sequence includes the following:
- the LOC118480510 gene encoding pectinesterase 2-like, which produces MAMNSPLFILLITIFISALVSSALPNDANWWCEKTPNPEPCKHFMSHKSHKFGHIMGKSDFRKAALELAMERALNAESHTKWLGQKCRNERERAAWADCLKLYESTILQLNQTLDPTTKCTTFDAQTWLSTALTNLETCRAGFVEVNASDYMLPLMNNNVTKLISNTLAINNGSRTPVESYKDGFPKWFRPGDRKLLQTSAPRANIVVAQDGSGNYRTIKAAIDAAAKRSGSGRFVIYIKRGVYRENIEIGNKMKNIMLVGDGMKYTIITGSRSVGGGSTTFNSATVIVTGSGFIARGITFRNTAGPQNHQAVALRSGSDLSVFYRCGFEGYQDTLYVHSQRQFYKECYIYGTVDFIFGNAAVVLQNCMIYGRRPMTSQKITITAQGRTDSNQNTGISIQNSRIMAASDLKPVLGSFKTFLGRPWKQYSRTVFLKNYMDSLVDPAGWLEWDGNFALNTLYYGEYRNTGPGSSTSRRVKWRGYRVITSSNEASRFTVANFIAGQSWLPNTRVPFHAGL
- the LOC118480313 gene encoding LOB domain-containing protein 24-like, giving the protein MTSTRCAVCKYFRRRCPPDCIFAPYFPNNDPQKFTCVRRFYGASNIGKMLEEMPVHLRADAVDSLYYEAKCRTQDPVYGCVGIISSLHQQIQIAQSQLAKALAELSFLDANLAAAEPTLSHSEPLVQPNGVVDHGLVDPLNTWFY